The Sulfurihydrogenibium azorense Az-Fu1 genome contains the following window.
AAATAATAGGCCTTTTATTTAGGTAGTATGTGTAAATGTATCCTTCTTTTAACGGATTTTCATTAATATCCCTTGGAACGTACTTTAACTTTAACTCAAAAACAAAAGTATTTTTAGGAATTTCAAACTCTGCTGCAACTTTAGGATGAATCTTTCCAACATAACCTACTGTATAGCCCATTACTATTATATTAGCTGATTCGTAAGGATGTAAGAATACAGGTAAATTTTCATCTGAAACCAAGTAATCTAAACCAAGGAAGGTTAGAAAGTTGTCTATAACACCTTTTAATGACAAGAAATCCCAATCCCTGTTTGTACTGAAGCTTCTTATAGGTGAGGTGTAGTTGTACCCATCTACCAGTTTACCACTTACAAGTCCTGCTACGTTTATTGACTCGTGGTCATCAAAAAAAGTTGATGAAAGTTCAAAAATAGATAAGTCTTTTCTACCAAACCTTAAGTTTTCAACTTGATTTTGAATAAGACTTACTACAACAGTGTCTCTCATAACACTTTGAGATTTTAAAATGTAGTTTTGTATATGGATTTTAGGAAGTGGTAAAGATAAGGTGTTATAAAAATCAGGTGATGTAAAGGTGTAGTTTAAAACTTCTGTAAAACCACTATTTAAGAAAAACTGGCGTACCTTAGTGTCAAACTCGTAATCTTTAGGTTTGCTAAAAATTTTTGTAGGTATTTTAGGGTAGTCTTCTTCAAATTTATCATACCCGTAAACTCTTGCAACCTCTTCAACTAAGTCTATCTCCCTTTCTAAATCGTAAGACCTAAATGAAGGAATGTGGACCTTAAACTCTTCTCCCTCTTTTTCTACTGGAATTTCCAGTCCTGTAAGTATTTTTATAGTAGTTTCATCTTCTATCTTACTACCTAAGATTTTTTCTATAAAAGAAGGTCTAAGTACTACAGTTTTAGGCTGGTATGGTTTTAGGTATAGGTCTTTTACGGTTTTAACCTCTCCTCCTGCTAAGGAAAGTATTAAAGAAACTGCCTTGTCAGAAGCTGTAGAACAGTTTTCTATATCTACACCCCTTTCAAACCTGTAGGATGAATCTGTAAGGATAGAGAGCCTTTTAGCAGTTTTTCTTACACTGGTAGGGTCAAAGACAGCAGATTCTAAAAGAATATTCTGTGTATTTTGGTCTATCTTACTGTTTTCTCCACCTATTACTCCGGCGATGGCTAAAGGCTTTTTATCGTCAGCAATAACTATATCTTGGTTGGTTAAAACCCTCTCCTGACCGTCTAAGGTTAAGATCTTTTCTCCTTCAAAGGCGTTTCTAACTGTAATTTTACCTTCAATCTTATCTAAATCAAAAGCGTGAAGTGGTTGACCTTCCTGAAGGAGTATGTAGTTTGTTATATCTACAATGTTGTTTATAACAGACAATCCAGATTTTATAAGTTTTAACCTTACAGATAGAGGAGACTGTTTTACTTTTATACCTTTTATAACTGTAGCTTTATACCTTAATACTTTATCCGTTTGAATGTTTATCTCTATAGAATTTTCTACGCTAGGAAGCTGAGGATAGTAATCTTTTCTCTTTAAACCAAAGGCAGCTGCTATCTCTCTACTTAGACCTTTAACACTTAAAACATCTCCTCTATTTGGAGTTATCTCTATTTCAAAAATATCATCACTGCCTATGTCTAAAACTTTGTTTGCGTCTACTCCAATGGGTGTGTCTTCGTCTAACAAGAAAATACCATCAGACTTTTCTTCTAAACCAAGTTCTTGTAGGGATAAAAGCATACCTTCAGAAGAAATAGATCCAAACTTAACAGGTTTAATCTCTTTTCCTAATATAACAGCTCCAGGCTGTGCAAGTATTACAACACTTCCTGCCTTTACATTGTCAGCTCCGGTGATAACTTGATACTCTCTTTCTCCATCACTTACCTTACAAACGAAAAGTTTATCTTTTTCTGGATGCTTTTCTACAGATAAGATTTTTACTGTAGTTATATTAGGAATGTAATTACCAAATTTGTAAACGGTTGTTTCTATACCTATAAGGTTTAATTTCTCTGCAACTTCACTAGCAGGGATATCAATATCAACAAACTCTTTAACCCACGAGTAAGGAACTTTCATACTATCCCCTTAAACTGAGAGTTAAACCTCATATCGTTAGTAAAAAGTAGTCTAATATCTGTTATCTGGTACTTTAACATAGTGATTCTCTCTATTCCAAGTCCAAATGCAAAACCCGAGTAAACTGTAGGATCTATACCACAAGCAGTAAATACGTTTGGATCTACCATACCACAACCAAGTATCTCAAGCCATCCAGTGTTTTTACAAACTTTACATCCCTTTCCGCCACAAACGGTACAACCAATATCAACCTCAGCTGAAGGCTCTGTAAATGGGAAGTAGCTTGGTCTAAACCTTATAGGAATGTTTTTACCAAACACTGACTCTAAAAATATCTTTAAAATACCTTTTAAGTGTCTAAATGTTATATCTTGGTCAACTACAAGCCCTTCTATCTGGTGAAACATGGGAGAGTGGGTAGGGTCTAAGTCTTTTCTATAAACTCTACCTGGAGCTACTATAGCAATTGGTGGTTTCTTTTTTAGCATAGTTCTTATTTGAACTGGAGATGTGTGGGTTCTAAGAAGCATACCGTTGTTTAAATAAAAAGTGTCCTGCATATCCCTTGCAGGATGGTTTTCTGGGATGTTTAACATCGTAAAGTTATAGTCCTCATACTCAACCTCTGGTCCCGATTCAACAGAAAATCCCATATACAGGAATATATCTGTAATCTCTTTTAATGTCTGTAAAACAGGGTGAGGACTTCCAACATCAAACCAGTTTGGAGGTAAGGATACGTCTATCTTTTCTCTTTTTAAGGCATCTTCTAACTCTTTCTTTTTAAAGTTTTCTTCATACTCTCTTATCTTTTCTTCTAAAAACTCTTTTATAGAGTTTGCAAGTTGTCCAATTTCTTTTCTTTCTTCAGGTGGCAAGGTACCTAAGGTTTTTAGGATAGATGTTATTACTCCTTTTTTTCCTAGGTACTTTACTCTAATTTCATTTAAAGATGAGGGGTCTTTAACCCCTTCTATCTCCTTTAAAACTTCTTCCTTAAGATTAAGAAGCTGAGCTTTTACATCCATAAATTTAAGCCGCTAAAGCAGATTTTGCAGTTTCTACCAATTTTGCAAAAGCTTGCATATCGTTTACAGCCATATCTGCAAGGATTTTTCTGTCAAGTTCTATCCCTGCTTTCTTTAAACCGTTGATAAACTGGCTATAATTAATACCGTTTAATCTTGCAGCTGCGTTTATTCTTGTTATCCATAGAGATCTAAACTGTCTTTTCTTCTGTCTTCTATCTCTGTAAGCGTAAGCCAGAGAGTGCATTACCTGTTCTTTTGCTCTTCTGTAAGACCTATGTTTTTGTCCGTAATAACCTTTCGCTAACTTTAAGATTCTCTTTTTATGTTTCTTTGAAGACGGTCCTTTTACTCTCATTTTTATTACCTCCTTTTATTCGTTTGGTAAAAGTGCTTTAAGTTTGTGCTCTATACATTTTGGAGCATACTGTGGTCTTCTTCCTTGTCTTTTCCTTTTAGATGATTTTTTAGTGTTGTAGTGAGAAACACCACCTTTTGTGTACTTTACTTTTCCTTTTGCTGTAATTTTTAATCTTTTTGCAGCAGTTCTATTTGTTTTCATTTTAACTTTTGCCACTGTTATCCTCCTTCAAAAATTTGTAAGAGATAATTATAACATACTTTCCAAAAAAAATTAAAATATGTTATAATGTTTTTTCATTTAAATTTAAATGAAGGAGGATGTTTAAATGATTCAAACGATAGAGTGGAAAGCATTACCAAGAAAAAAAGGAACAAAATCAGAAGTTAAGCAAAACAGAATGAAAGGATTAATACCAGCAGAAGTTTACGGAAAAGGACATCCTAACGTGTCTGTGTATATACAGAAAAAAGCTCTTTTAAGCAGACCTCACGGAAACTTCCTTATTAACCTTTTAGTAGAGGGAGACCCAGAGCCTAAACTATGTATTTTAAAAGATATTCAGTACAATTACTTAGGAGATGAGCCTATCCATGTTGACCTTTACGAAGTTACTTCAGGAGTTGAGTTTGATATAGAAGTACCTGTAGAGTTTGTAGGTAAAGCTAAAGGTGTAGAAAAAGGTGGAATATTTGAAGCCCATTTACACTCAATTATTGTTAGAACAGAGCCTAAGAACATTCCAGAAAAGATAGTTGTAGATGTATCTAACCTTGATATAGGAGATGTTTTACACGTTAGAGATATTACTCCTCCAGAAGGTGTTAAGATAATGACCCACGGAGATGAAGTTTTAGCTGTAGTAGCTGAACCTGAAGAAGAGGTAGCTGAAGAAACTACAGAAGGAGCTTCTGCTTAATTGATTAAAGCTATAATAGGACTTGGAAATCCAGGTCAAAAGTATAAAGATACACGCCATAACGTCGGTTTTATGGTTGCCGACGCTGTGGCAAAAGCTATAAAATGTGATAATAAATATAAAGAAAAAGACTTTTCTCACATATACGAATGTCCAGATTATGATGTTATAATTGCAAAGCCTCAAACATATATGAATTTAAGTGGGAATGCAGTTTTAAATCTACTGGAAGATTACAATTTAAAGCCTAGTGAGATACTTGTGGTACATGATGACTTAGACCTGAACTTAGGTACCATAAGACTTAGGACAAAAGGTTCAAGTGGTGGGCATAATGGTTTAAAATCTATAATAGGTATGATAAAAACGGAAGAGTTTCCAAGATTAAAGATAGGAATAGGAAGACCTGCGAGAAAAGAAGAAGTATCGGATTATGTACTTTCTCCTTTTACGAAAGAAGAAAAGTTTGTATTAGATAAAGTTATAGCTGCTTCTACTGAGTGTATATTAAATGTGTTAAAATATGGGATAGAAAAGTCTATGGGTAGTTGTAATAAAAGTGTAATTTAAGCCTTGCTTTCCTGTAAATGCAGGAAGGCTGATTTTATAAAAATCATCCAAAAGGAGGTATATGTATGAGACATTACGAGCTTGTGTTCGTTTTGAAACCAACTCTTTCTGAAGAAGAGTTAAACAGTAGGGTAGAAGCAATCCAAAACCTGATTAAAGAGAATCAAGGAGAGATTTACAACTTAGAAAAGTGGGGAAGAAGAAATCTTGCTTACCCTATTCAAAAGTTCAACTCAGGCTATTACTATCTAATCAACTACAAAACAGATAACAACAAACTTGCAGGTATTTTAGAGTACAACCTCAGGATAACAGAAGATGTTATAAGATTCTTAAACATGAAGATCCATGTTAAAGAGGACAAAAAAGAGGTAGCATAATTATGCTTAATAAAGTTTTACTTATTGGTAGACTTACGAGAGATCCCGAGGTCAGATACCTTCCAAGTGGAATGCAAGTAACTACCTTTTCACTAGCCGTTAATAGAAGATTTAAAGATAAAGGGGGCAATTGGCAAGAGGAGACTTACTTTTTTGATATTGAAAGTTTTGGAGGATTAGCTGAAAGACTCGGAAGACAGCTATCAAAGGGAAACCAAATCCTACTTGAAGGATCTTTAAGACAAGACAAGTGGGAAAATCAAGCAGGAGAAAAAAGGTCTAGAGTTAAGATAGTTGCTGAAAGGGTGGCATTACTTTCAAAACCTACCCAACCTGATTCAAATCAAAAACCTTCTTACGAAGGTAGTGAGTTTGTAGAGCCTACAGATTTAAACTCTGATGAAGATGTACCATTTTAATTTTTGAAAAAGGAGGTATTTAGATATGCAACAAAACAAACCATTTTTCCAAAAGAGAAAAAAGTACTGTAAGTTCTGTGCAGAGAAAAAAGAACCCAACTATAAAGATGTTGAAATGTTGAAAGAGTTTATATCAGAAAGAGGTAGGATAATTCCAAGAAGAATATCAGGAACATGTGCAAAACACCAAAGAAAGTTATCTGTGGAAATCAAAAAAGCAAGACAACTTGCTTTAATACCTTATGTAATAGTGTAAGGAGGTTAGAAGATGAAAGTTATCTTAACTAAAGATGTAGAAGGTTGGGGAACTCTTGGAGATATTATAGAAGTAAAAGATGGATTTGCAAGAAACTACCTTATACCAAGAGGGTTAGCTTATCCTGCAAATGACCAGTATGTAAAATATGTTCAAGAAATACTAAATCATAAAGCAAGGAAGCTCCAAAGAGAAAAAGAAAAAGCTTTGGAACTTGCTAAGAAGTTAGATGGAGTAGAGATAGAGATAAAAAGACCTATCGGTGTTACTGGAAAGATGTACGGGTCAGTTGGAACAAACGATATAGCTGAAAAGTTAGCAGAAAAG
Protein-coding sequences here:
- the pheT gene encoding phenylalanine--tRNA ligase subunit beta — encoded protein: MKVPYSWVKEFVDIDIPASEVAEKLNLIGIETTVYKFGNYIPNITTVKILSVEKHPEKDKLFVCKVSDGEREYQVITGADNVKAGSVVILAQPGAVILGKEIKPVKFGSISSEGMLLSLQELGLEEKSDGIFLLDEDTPIGVDANKVLDIGSDDIFEIEITPNRGDVLSVKGLSREIAAAFGLKRKDYYPQLPSVENSIEINIQTDKVLRYKATVIKGIKVKQSPLSVRLKLIKSGLSVINNIVDITNYILLQEGQPLHAFDLDKIEGKITVRNAFEGEKILTLDGQERVLTNQDIVIADDKKPLAIAGVIGGENSKIDQNTQNILLESAVFDPTSVRKTAKRLSILTDSSYRFERGVDIENCSTASDKAVSLILSLAGGEVKTVKDLYLKPYQPKTVVLRPSFIEKILGSKIEDETTIKILTGLEIPVEKEGEEFKVHIPSFRSYDLEREIDLVEEVARVYGYDKFEEDYPKIPTKIFSKPKDYEFDTKVRQFFLNSGFTEVLNYTFTSPDFYNTLSLPLPKIHIQNYILKSQSVMRDTVVVSLIQNQVENLRFGRKDLSIFELSSTFFDDHESINVAGLVSGKLVDGYNYTSPIRSFSTNRDWDFLSLKGVIDNFLTFLGLDYLVSDENLPVFLHPYESANIIVMGYTVGYVGKIHPKVAAEFEIPKNTFVFELKLKYVPRDINENPLKEGYIYTYYLNKRPIIYKEIPKYPPVKRDLAFVIDVNLKVGNLIEDLKKASNLVKNIKLFDVYFLSNSRKSVAVSVEFLHPDKNLSDEEVNLEVEEILNKLKLIYPDIELRK
- the pheS gene encoding phenylalanine--tRNA ligase subunit alpha, translated to MDVKAQLLNLKEEVLKEIEGVKDPSSLNEIRVKYLGKKGVITSILKTLGTLPPEERKEIGQLANSIKEFLEEKIREYEENFKKKELEDALKREKIDVSLPPNWFDVGSPHPVLQTLKEITDIFLYMGFSVESGPEVEYEDYNFTMLNIPENHPARDMQDTFYLNNGMLLRTHTSPVQIRTMLKKKPPIAIVAPGRVYRKDLDPTHSPMFHQIEGLVVDQDITFRHLKGILKIFLESVFGKNIPIRFRPSYFPFTEPSAEVDIGCTVCGGKGCKVCKNTGWLEILGCGMVDPNVFTACGIDPTVYSGFAFGLGIERITMLKYQITDIRLLFTNDMRFNSQFKGIV
- a CDS encoding 50S ribosomal protein L25/general stress protein Ctc; its protein translation is MIQTIEWKALPRKKGTKSEVKQNRMKGLIPAEVYGKGHPNVSVYIQKKALLSRPHGNFLINLLVEGDPEPKLCILKDIQYNYLGDEPIHVDLYEVTSGVEFDIEVPVEFVGKAKGVEKGGIFEAHLHSIIVRTEPKNIPEKIVVDVSNLDIGDVLHVRDITPPEGVKIMTHGDEVLAVVAEPEEEVAEETTEGASA
- the rpsR gene encoding 30S ribosomal protein S18 → MQQNKPFFQKRKKYCKFCAEKKEPNYKDVEMLKEFISERGRIIPRRISGTCAKHQRKLSVEIKKARQLALIPYVIV
- the rpsF gene encoding 30S ribosomal protein S6, with amino-acid sequence MRHYELVFVLKPTLSEEELNSRVEAIQNLIKENQGEIYNLEKWGRRNLAYPIQKFNSGYYYLINYKTDNNKLAGILEYNLRITEDVIRFLNMKIHVKEDKKEVA
- the pth gene encoding aminoacyl-tRNA hydrolase; this translates as MIKAIIGLGNPGQKYKDTRHNVGFMVADAVAKAIKCDNKYKEKDFSHIYECPDYDVIIAKPQTYMNLSGNAVLNLLEDYNLKPSEILVVHDDLDLNLGTIRLRTKGSSGGHNGLKSIIGMIKTEEFPRLKIGIGRPARKEEVSDYVLSPFTKEEKFVLDKVIAASTECILNVLKYGIEKSMGSCNKSVI
- the rplI gene encoding 50S ribosomal protein L9; its protein translation is MKVILTKDVEGWGTLGDIIEVKDGFARNYLIPRGLAYPANDQYVKYVQEILNHKARKLQREKEKALELAKKLDGVEIEIKRPIGVTGKMYGSVGTNDIAEKLAEKGIEIDRKKIMLRSPIRNLGSYNVQIKLHPEVSATIRVHVQPE
- the rplT gene encoding 50S ribosomal protein L20 is translated as MRVKGPSSKKHKKRILKLAKGYYGQKHRSYRRAKEQVMHSLAYAYRDRRQKKRQFRSLWITRINAAARLNGINYSQFINGLKKAGIELDRKILADMAVNDMQAFAKLVETAKSALAA
- a CDS encoding single-stranded DNA-binding protein — protein: MLNKVLLIGRLTRDPEVRYLPSGMQVTTFSLAVNRRFKDKGGNWQEETYFFDIESFGGLAERLGRQLSKGNQILLEGSLRQDKWENQAGEKRSRVKIVAERVALLSKPTQPDSNQKPSYEGSEFVEPTDLNSDEDVPF
- the rpmI gene encoding 50S ribosomal protein L35, with the translated sequence MAKVKMKTNRTAAKRLKITAKGKVKYTKGGVSHYNTKKSSKRKRQGRRPQYAPKCIEHKLKALLPNE